A window of Bacteroidota bacterium contains these coding sequences:
- a CDS encoding aldehyde dehydrogenase family protein — translation MAKKETPKLDFSSGWGSTFAPAPESTGHIQLKKQYDLFINGKWVKPQSGKYFPTINPATEEKIADIAEANEADVNKAVKAARDAYNNVWSKMPAKERAKYIYRIARTIQERAREFSVIETMDGGKSIRESRDIDIPLAANHFFYYAGWADKLEYAFPNRTPQPLGVAGQIIPWNFPLLMAAWKIAPALATGNTVVLKPAETTSLTALKLAEVIADCGLPDGVVNIITGAGKTGAAIVNHKDVDKIAFTGSTDVGKRIQKSIAGTNKKITLELGGKAANIIFDDAPINQAVEGIVNGIFFNQGHVCCAGSRLFVQEGIADMVIQKLKDRMETLIVGDPMDKNTDIGAINSKEQLLKINEYISIGKNEGAEFYQNSCALPKKGFFCRPTLFLNASQSHRIVQEEIFGPVLAVQTFRTIEEVIEKANNIPYGLSAGVWTDKGSKIFNLTTKLRAGVVWANTYNKFDPTSPFGGYKESGFGREGGLHGLSAYVKF, via the coding sequence ATGGCAAAAAAAGAAACACCAAAATTAGATTTTAGCAGCGGCTGGGGTAGCACCTTCGCACCAGCACCGGAGAGCACCGGACATATTCAGTTAAAGAAACAATATGATTTGTTTATTAACGGGAAATGGGTTAAACCACAAAGCGGAAAGTATTTCCCTACCATTAATCCGGCTACGGAAGAAAAAATTGCGGATATCGCAGAAGCGAATGAAGCGGATGTAAACAAAGCAGTTAAAGCTGCGCGCGATGCTTATAACAACGTATGGAGCAAAATGCCTGCGAAAGAAAGAGCCAAATACATCTACCGAATTGCACGTACCATTCAAGAACGTGCCCGAGAATTTTCGGTTATCGAAACCATGGATGGTGGTAAATCTATTCGCGAATCGCGCGACATTGATATTCCTTTAGCAGCCAATCATTTTTTCTATTATGCCGGTTGGGCCGATAAATTAGAATATGCTTTTCCAAATAGAACTCCGCAACCCTTAGGAGTTGCCGGTCAAATAATTCCTTGGAATTTCCCTCTTTTAATGGCAGCGTGGAAAATAGCACCTGCTTTGGCTACCGGCAATACCGTGGTGTTGAAACCAGCTGAAACAACTTCGCTTACAGCATTAAAGCTCGCTGAAGTTATTGCGGATTGCGGATTACCTGATGGAGTGGTGAACATAATTACCGGTGCAGGAAAAACAGGAGCTGCCATTGTTAACCATAAAGATGTAGATAAAATTGCGTTCACAGGAAGCACAGATGTGGGTAAACGAATTCAAAAGTCAATTGCAGGAACCAACAAAAAAATAACACTTGAATTAGGTGGTAAAGCAGCGAATATTATTTTCGATGATGCTCCCATAAATCAAGCGGTAGAAGGAATTGTGAATGGCATTTTCTTTAATCAAGGTCATGTATGCTGTGCAGGTTCTCGCCTATTTGTACAAGAAGGCATAGCCGATATGGTAATTCAAAAATTGAAGGACCGCATGGAGACCTTAATTGTAGGTGATCCTATGGATAAGAATACAGATATCGGTGCGATTAATTCGAAAGAACAACTCTTAAAAATAAACGAATACATTTCCATTGGAAAAAATGAAGGTGCTGAGTTTTATCAGAATTCTTGCGCCCTTCCCAAGAAAGGATTCTTTTGCAGGCCAACTTTGTTCTTAAATGCATCACAGTCTCATCGTATTGTTCAGGAAGAAATTTTTGGGCCGGTGCTGGCAGTACAAACTTTTAGAACCATTGAGGAAGTAATTGAAAAAGCGAATAATATTCCTTATGGATTATCTGCCGGCGTATGGACAGATAAAGGTTCCAAAATTTTTAACCTCACTACTAAATTGCGTGCAGGAGTAGTTTGGGCAAACACTTACAATAAATTTGACCCTACCTCTCCTTTCGGAGGATACAAAGAAAGCGGTTTTGGACGAGAAGGAGGTTTGCATGGCCTTTCTGCTTA